From Candidatus Thermoplasmatota archaeon, the proteins below share one genomic window:
- a CDS encoding PKD domain-containing protein, whose translation FTAAVTDPGSDDLTFIWDWGDGTTDAMAFYNDGINADPSKSPWGTYPFDATHTISHVWGDNGDFTVTLTVMDDDGGVTVEQTVVTVNNVAPTIESILQYYLNASFAFRIAGEKWHNVEIHLYEDGTEIGYANITRYPGSPNDQMVTLADISIDFSKTYSAMAYYTPEDDP comes from the coding sequence GTTCACCGCCGCGGTGACAGATCCCGGAAGCGATGACCTGACCTTCATATGGGATTGGGGAGACGGCACGACTGATGCGATGGCGTTCTACAACGATGGAATCAACGCCGACCCGTCAAAGAGTCCCTGGGGAACCTATCCTTTCGATGCGACTCACACGATCTCACACGTCTGGGGAGACAACGGCGACTTCACGGTCACGCTCACGGTGATGGACGATGACGGTGGTGTCACGGTCGAACAGACCGTCGTTACGGTCAACAACGTTGCTCCAACGATAGAGAGCATACTACAGTACTACCTCAACGCCTCCTTCGCCTTCCGGATAGCGGGAGAGAAGTGGCACAACGTCGAGATACATCTGTACGAGGACGGAACGGAGATCGGATACGCAAACATCACACGCTATCCGGGCAGTCCGAACGATCAGATGGTGACCCTTGCGGACATATCCATAGACTTCTCGAAGACGTACTCGGCGATGGCGTACTACACGCCCGAGGACGATCCCA